GCCGCCACTTCCTTTTTTGAGTGAGGTGGACTTCAAGTAGCCCGCTGCGCCGCCACTGCCAGTCGACGCGTAATAGCTGCGAAGCTTGATCAGACCTTCGCTGGATCGAAGCGTGATACCAAGGTCGGCTGAAGACTGGTTGTAGCTGACAATCGCCGAAGGCGATGCCACTTGAACCAAACGACCAGCACTATCGTAGCTACTCGCTGTGAGCCATTGTTCTGAGCCCGACGCGAGCACACTGAGCAGGGCCTGGCCGATGTAGTTCGTGTACACCGTTTCGGTCGAGCCATCGGGGCGGGTCTCGGTGGTCTTGCGACTCCAATTGTTGTAGCCGTCTGAATGCAGGCTTTGTTCGTAGGCAAACTCGAATGCTTGCGAGCCGCGGTCCACGATTTCTTTGGTCACGCGGCGCTGTGAGTCATATTCGAAGTTGTACTTCGAGTACTGCAGCAAGATGAGGTTGCTGACCGTTGTTGGGTCCAGTGATTCGCCCAACATATCCTCGTAGCCATCGGGCTCCACGACATACCGCAGGCCGTGCTGGAAACCCTTTGGATCGCCAGCCTTGTAGTAACGATAATAGCTCTGCTTGATGTTGACCCAGGAAGCACCCGATGGTTCCTGGACGTTCACTCGCATCAGATCGCCGGACGACCCGTGACTGGTCGATCCGTCGTAGTATTCGTAGGTCACGCGACGAATGTTGACCCAGCCGTTGCTATCCACCTGCCGACGATAGGTCACTGACGTGGTCAGGCCCGAACCGTCGAAAGCATACTCAAACTGCGTGGTCGTGGTTTCGCTGTCAACGACAGTTTCACGTTCGATGATCTGAATGCGACCGGAAGTCGAGTACTCCACCACATCGGTCTGCTGCCCGGATGCGTCCACCATCCCCAGCAATTGTCCGGGAAGTGGTTGAACGCCCGCTCCGCCAGAGGAAGAGGAGGACGAGCCGCATGGTTCATCACCAAAATCCTTAAAGAACCAGACTTCACCGGTTGGCATGCTGAGCGTGTAGCGACGCTGGTCGCAGTCATGGGTCAGCGTGGCCTTGCCGCCATAGCGAGCTTCGTAAGTGGTCTCACCACCGGACTCAACCGCGTCAAACCAGAGTGCCTTGCGTGTGCTTCGCACAAACGTGATGGCACCCTCAGCGTCTTTGAGTAAATAGGGCCAAGCTTCTACGAGCCAGTTGTAACCCAAACCGACTTCGGTCTGGCCTTCCAGCTGATTGCTGTACTGGCGTCGTTGAGCCCAGGGACCTGCTGCCCCCTTGGCGACCATGTCTGTGACAAAAAACTGTAGCTCACCGTTGAAATACCGAACGGGATTGGCACTATAGCCAGAGGCGCCCTCTCCTTTGTTCTCGCAGGGACATTCTTTGTCTTTCTGTCCTTCCGACGGCAACTCGCATTCCTCTGGCGGCGTCGGATCCGGCTCAGGATTCGGCGGTTGATAGGAGCTGCTCGATGAAGGGTAGCTGCTACTTGAGGATGAACCGCCCGAACTGCTGGAAGAGCTGCCACCGCTACTGGACGAAGACGAGCCCGTCGAAGAACTGCTGCTCCCGGAAGGCGAACTGCTTGAGCTGGATCCTCCGGCTGATGAGGAAGACGATCCCGTGGAAGAACTGCTGCTCCCGGAAGGAGAACTGCTCGAAGAGGAGCTTTCCGATGAAGAAGAGCTACTGCTCCCCGGTGGGAAGCTACTCGAAGAAGATGAACCAAACCACGAGCTGCTTGAAGACATTCGCTACTTCCTGCGATCGGAATGAAGAGTGGGCGTCAGTGCGGGGGGCATCATTCCCACGCCACAAACACCGGTCAACACCAGAACAGAAAAATTTCGTTCATGGTCAACCGCTGACCACCGTTATGCACCGGAAAACGCTTTCAGTTCTCCAAAAAACTTTTTCCAGTCAGCAGCAGAAGACTCAAGTGACCAATTGTCTTGAAGCCAAGTCCGGGCAGCGTGGGTCATCGAATTTCTTTCATTGGCCTCATAAGCCGCTCGCGACGAGTAGTATACGAATGCTCTCTCGTCTGAACAAAGGAACCCTGTCTTTCCGTGCTGTACCAATTCACGCCATCCACCCCGATCGTCCACAATCAGAAGACAACCACTTGCCATCGCTTCAAAACCAATGCGAGGTAAGTTTTCATAAGTCTCTGTCGCTTGAATGATACAGTGTGAATGACGATAGACTTCCTGGGCCGACAGTTCACCCGGCGGATAAGCTCGAATCCAATCAGGCTCGTGGCCGATTTTGGCCCGGATTCCCGCGTCAACGCCGAGCATCACGCCACTTTTAAGAACGGGTGCGACCATTGCTTCGTAGATCCATAGCTGCGAGGGATGGAACTTCGCCGGATCTGATCGCGAAAGCCGCCCAAACCGAAAAGTGTCCTCGTCACGGCCATCAATCATCGGAAATTCATCTAAATAAAAGTATGGCTTAATTTTATGAGGCCGATAGTTCGGGTTCAGGGTGCGCAAATCATGCGCAACTTTGTCCATGGCATGGTCAGTTTGGTATACAAAGAAGTCGATCAGGCCTCGACGATGGCATTCTTTTTCTTTCTCGAACAACCAAGTCATGCAGTTGACGAAGGTCGTCGACTTGGCCTTTGAGGAAATTTCTTCGAGGTTCTCAAGGAATCCCGCGTTGCAGTAAGAGATCACGTGTTTCCCGGCACAAGCGTTCCAGTCACACGGTGCATGAATCACACATCCCCGCTCGCTCATTCGCATGAGGTGACAGTTGTGATCCAACTGAGCTGTGTGAATCAGGTGCACCTTCAGTCCAAGGTGCTGCCAAACGCGAATCTGATGGTCAAGTTCAGTATCCGCCCCGCCTAAACGCGAAGGAAATCCGACAACACAAATCTCATCAATCAATTCTCTACCTCGGGTATAGGTTGAACCGTGGGTGGACAGAAGTACCGAGCCGAACGCACCTCCCTGGCTCACGTAAACTCCACCAGGTGTCGATTGACACCTAGAAACGCAACTGCCAGAGTGTGTGGGGGCATGCCCCGAGCGGGTCGGTCGGCACATGTCTTAGCGTGCGATGCACAGATCGACAATCATCAGTAAACCAATCCATGGACGGAGATCGATTCGTGCAGGAAGCCACAAGAGAATCTTCAGCTAAGAGTGAGGCGGAAGCTTCGCCGGCAGCGGTGGATTATTCACCGTCAAATGAACGCCCTTGGGTCTCGGCGATCATG
This genomic stretch from Rhodopirellula bahusiensis harbors:
- a CDS encoding glycosyltransferase, whose translation is MIDEICVVGFPSRLGGADTELDHQIRVWQHLGLKVHLIHTAQLDHNCHLMRMSERGCVIHAPCDWNACAGKHVISYCNAGFLENLEEISSKAKSTTFVNCMTWLFEKEKECHRRGLIDFFVYQTDHAMDKVAHDLRTLNPNYRPHKIKPYFYLDEFPMIDGRDEDTFRFGRLSRSDPAKFHPSQLWIYEAMVAPVLKSGVMLGVDAGIRAKIGHEPDWIRAYPPGELSAQEVYRHSHCIIQATETYENLPRIGFEAMASGCLLIVDDRGGWRELVQHGKTGFLCSDERAFVYYSSRAAYEANERNSMTHAARTWLQDNWSLESSAADWKKFFGELKAFSGA